A region of Dictyoglomus sp. NZ13-RE01 DNA encodes the following proteins:
- a CDS encoding hydroxyacid dehydrogenase, with translation MDKTMVASLADESGSLHLFKVDGSSHPYKRVLKEEELINLIKDVDGIIVGIDPITEKVLEKAERLKVISKYGVGVDNIDLETAKKMGIIVTNTPGANSNAVAELTLGLIFCVLRNIHVSDRKAREGFWGRFVGYELYGKTLGIIGTGSIGKRLVSLLKGFNLNILCYDIYPDYSWAERENVKYVSMEELLKGSDIISIHVPLTKDTHHLISKKEISLMKNSAIIINTSRGGIIDENALYEALRDKRILGAGLDVFEKEPPENSPLLSLDNVVVTTHIGAHTKEAIENMASIATENLILALKREKPKFIVLESIEKDGRIEIKKFFEDLAPNHGYIKRKGENS, from the coding sequence ATGGATAAAACCATGGTGGCAAGTCTGGCCGATGAATCAGGAAGCCTACACCTGTTCAAGGTGGATGGTAGTTCACATCCATATAAAAGGGTTTTGAAGGAGGAGGAGTTAATAAACCTTATTAAGGATGTAGATGGGATAATAGTAGGAATAGATCCCATAACAGAGAAGGTTTTGGAGAAGGCGGAAAGACTAAAGGTTATATCTAAGTATGGAGTTGGAGTTGATAACATAGATCTTGAAACTGCCAAAAAGATGGGAATTATAGTTACAAATACACCAGGTGCAAATAGTAATGCTGTTGCAGAGCTCACATTAGGACTCATTTTTTGTGTACTTAGAAATATTCATGTATCCGATAGGAAGGCAAGGGAAGGTTTTTGGGGAAGGTTTGTGGGATATGAGCTTTATGGAAAAACTCTGGGAATTATAGGAACGGGAAGTATAGGGAAGAGATTAGTAAGTCTTTTAAAGGGGTTCAATTTGAATATTCTTTGTTATGATATTTATCCAGATTACTCATGGGCAGAAAGGGAAAATGTGAAATATGTAAGTATGGAGGAGCTTTTGAAAGGCTCTGATATTATTTCTATTCATGTACCATTAACAAAGGATACCCACCATTTAATATCTAAGAAGGAAATTAGTCTTATGAAGAATTCTGCCATAATAATTAATACCTCAAGAGGTGGAATTATTGATGAGAATGCTCTTTATGAGGCTTTAAGAGATAAAAGGATTTTGGGAGCAGGGCTTGATGTTTTTGAAAAAGAGCCTCCTGAAAACTCTCCTCTTCTTTCTTTGGATAATGTTGTTGTTACCACCCATATAGGGGCTCATACAAAGGAGGCAATAGAGAATATGGCAAGTATAGCTACTGAAAATCTAATTTTAGCTTTAAAAAGGGAAAAGCCTAAATTTATTGTTTTAGAGAGCATTGAAAAGGATGGTAGAATAGAAATTAAAAAATTTTTTGAAGACCTGGCGCCTAATCATGGATATATCAAAAGAAAAGGAGAGAATAGTTAA